Sequence from the Echinimonas agarilytica genome:
CACCGTGGCCGCATCACTCACTAACGTGCCAGTGCTGACGGTTTGCTCATCGGTGGACGAGATTTCCTGCGGTGACTTGCGACCTGAACGACGCAATGTAATTTGTGTGTCGATGTGTAGCCAGGTTGCTAACCACACTCGTACGTCTGCATCGAGCTCCCAAACTGCAGGATTAAATACTTCAGGCACGGGGGCGTTGATGGATGATTCATCCCAGTTTGGAAGTAGAGCGTCGCCCAGCATGTCCAAGCCATCAGTGGTAGCGCTGGGACCAACTAATTCTGTATCTGTCTCTTGCGCACCTGGCACGGCTGCGCCTAGAGCTTCGCTATCATCTAAAGTTTCGATATTATTTTCAATATCTTGGGGCTCTTCAATAGCGTGTTCCCAACCATCTGAGGTGTAGCGAGATCCGAAGTTCTGGCCTCCGACTAATTTAATCGCAGGCATGCTTCGTTTACTGGTAATATCCATCCGCCAGCCGGTATGCAACATGGGTTTGTAACTGCCGCTACGATTTAGTTTTGCCACCGCATCATTGAGTTGTAATAACTCAGGCGTGAGCAAATAGGGCGAAGAGTCATCGGGTGGCAATACATGTTGAGTCATGGTCACTGGTAATTGCGACAGTTCGTCATAGCTGCGCGGCTTGGTGCATTCGCTAAGCCATTGCTCGTGCGCCACTCGCTCTTCGGGTGTCATGACGACTTCAGGCTCTGCCGGTTCAATCGGCGCTTCAATAGGAAAGCCAAATTCGTCGTATTCAACGCCCGCTTCAAGTGTGTCGATAGGCGCTTCTGCGCCTTCTTCGACAGGAACGGCAATGGGCTCTGGTTCAGGGCAGTCGGACGGCGCCAATAACATGGGGGCGATGAGATCGAGTTTGCGAATAGAGCTTTGGGTAAACTCGATGTTTTCAAAATCTTCGTCAATTTGGGTAGGATCTTGCGTTCGCGAGAACAACAAAATCTCAACTTCAAACCATCGAGCATGTGCAGCGGGCGCAATAAGGCTGCTTATAATTATTGGGGCAAGAAGATGCTTCAGCTTACTCACTAATCCTGTTCTCCTTCAGCTGCGTTTACTGCAGGGCCTTGAGCAACGATTCGATAATATCCATGCGTGATGATGGATCCGGTTCGCCCTCTAAAATGCGTAATTTGTTGGGGCCTTCCATGCGATAGTATGCAGGTTGGCTTTGAATAAGGCCAATGATCTTCTCCGGTTGTACGGAAGTGTCTTGTTGGAAAATCAATTGTCCGCTCTTAAAGCCCATCTCTACTTTGCTGATGCCAAGCTTAGCCGCTTTTAACTTGAATGCGGAAATCCTGAATAGGTTTTTACTGGCATCAGGCAACAAACCAAAACGATCGATTAATTCAACCTGCAATTCGTTCAATTCATCGTCGGTAGTGGCGGAAGCAATGCGCTTGTATAGCGACAACCGTTGGTTCACATCGGGGATGAATGTGTCGGGCAGTAATGCGGGTACCCGCAATTCAACCTCGGTTTGTTCACCAAGCAGGCTGTCTAAACTCGGTTGTTTGCCTTGTTTTAGCGCTTCTACTGCATGTTCTAACATTTCCATGTAGAGCGAGAACCCGATGGATGTAATTTGACCGCTTTGATCATCACCCAATAGTTCACCCGCACCTCGAATTTCGAGGTCGTGGGTTGCTAATGCAAACCCAGCC
This genomic interval carries:
- a CDS encoding CsiV family protein, encoding MSKLKHLLAPIIISSLIAPAAHARWFEVEILLFSRTQDPTQIDEDFENIEFTQSSIRKLDLIAPMLLAPSDCPEPEPIAVPVEEGAEAPIDTLEAGVEYDEFGFPIEAPIEPAEPEVVMTPEERVAHEQWLSECTKPRSYDELSQLPVTMTQHVLPPDDSSPYLLTPELLQLNDAVAKLNRSGSYKPMLHTGWRMDITSKRSMPAIKLVGGQNFGSRYTSDGWEHAIEEPQDIENNIETLDDSEALGAAVPGAQETDTELVGPSATTDGLDMLGDALLPNWDESSINAPVPEVFNPAVWELDADVRVWLATWLHIDTQITLRRSGRKSPQEISSTDEQTVSTGTLVSDAATVPYLYQYHLDQFRRVRSKEIHYFDHPLMGMIIQIRPYEKRPDIEPNTPNKMPVAE